The following DNA comes from candidate division KSB1 bacterium.
ATTTCTACTTTCCCCACACCTTCAATTTTTTTAAGTTTCTTTTCCAGGCCATAGGCGCAGAAAGGACATGAGAGCCCATCGACGCGAATATCTGCTTTTTCAACCTGAGCTTGTGCAGTAGTAATTAGTCCTAACGTAGAAAACATAGTGACATAAATAAAATATGATTGCCATTTCATTTTTTGTCGCTCCTTTCAAAATAGCAAAATTCGGGTTCCCAGCGAAAGACTCCAATCGGTAGCCAACTGGATACCGTTAGGTTCGTTAATGATAGGATATTGGAACGACGCTTCAATCAACCAACGCCGACCGCCGACGTATTGCAGGCCTGGTGATAGAAAGATTGTCGTGCCACCAGAGTTGTCTACACTTTGGTCGTTTATTTTATTCTTATTGGCCGTCGTGCCATTGATTTCCAGATAGGCGTTTAGCTGGGGCGATGGATAAATCTCATAAACGACGGGTAACAGCCTGTAGCCAAAAGCCAGATTATATGAAAAGCTGTTACCGAAATCGACCTGATCTCGAGAAGTGTTCAGATTGTAAATACCTTCCAGATAGACACCAGTCCGGCCTTTAACCCACCCTAAAACACTGGAAAAGAAATAGCCTGTCGACCCGGAGCCCAATGCCGGAGCTTTTTCTTCATCACCTGAAGCCAATTTAACCCCAACTTTCGAGGCTAGACGAACTGTTTCTTGTTTACGGTCGAACTGATAGACCAGGTACTTGGCAAAGAAACGCACGTCGCCTATACCGCTACTGGAAACATCCTGCGTACGCGTTTTTAGACTGATGTCCATGAATGGGAGAATAACACCCAGCTGAAATCTATCGCTGAACAAATTGTAAGGGATGGCGACCGGCGTAATTCGAATAGTGATACGACGGTTCATATCATCGGTAATTTCTTCGCCATCCTGTAAAAGAGTTGCCTTACGAACGAATTTTGCAAATGTGCGAATTCCACCGCCCTCCAAGCCAAGCATAATTGGAGTATCGGTATGAATGGGGGGACCCTGGCTGAAGACTTTTTGCAATGGAAGCAATAATGATAAAACTACAAAACTCATTAATAATTTGCGGCATTGTTCTATCAATGGAAATACCTCACAACATCAATTCATTCATTAACTATATTTGTTTTTCTATAACGCTGCTTCTTGTTTCATTTTTTTTGCGTCACTTCAAACTCTTCTACCAAAAGGCTCAAAGAGTTTTCTTTGTTAGTTTTAACCCGGCCTGAAATGATAAAATTCTTTTTACCCGCCTTAAATGCCTCTCGTAATTTGGGCAACAAATCGATCTTTTCAGCTTGTTCTTTTTCTTTGTCCGCCTTTTTGGGTGGCGGTGAAACCGGCAAGAATATCTGCCCGGTATCGGGCATTTTAAAAGCTAAATCTGCAACCTGGGCAGTATCCTTCACAGGGATGACAACAATCTCACCGGTGGCTTTAATATGAATATCCCGCGGTGAGAAATTTGCTTTTTCCACTGCTTCTCTAAGTATCATCGGGTTGAGAATTTCTCCTGGTTTTAAGATAATTAAAGCATTCTGATCTTCTAAACTTACATCCACATCTTGAACGCCTTCCAGGCGTTTTAGGGCATTCTGCACCCTGTTTGCTCAGCCACCTCAGGTCATGCCAGCTATACCGATATGTACCTCTTGTATCTGTGCCTGAGAAACGAGCGGAAGACTTAGAAACAATAAGGCTGTGCTAATCAAGCTTAATAGAATTCTTCTTAACATTTTACCTCCTTTTTGATTTTCATAATACAAACGCTTTCACAATGACTTCCACAGATGGAACACCTTTAAATTTTCCATCATCAAGGTAAAGCCGGCAACAATCAGCCCCATCCGATTCAATGGCTCCTGCGACGTCTTGCCCGTTGACTAAAATTGTCGGTGAACCGTACTTTTTAACATAGGTTGGACTTTTTTCGTCTCCACGATTCCATTCTATCCATGACGGTTCAACCCCTGTTTGTTTGTGTGCAAGTTGTAATTGTAACCTGGCTTCATTTACATTAGGACAATCACTATCGAAGATCAATTCGACTTTCATATTGAATTTTCCTTAATATTGCATTAAATATTTATTATTATGCCTAAATTCTAATTTTGTAGTTTTATAGAATCAGCCTCCGGAATCAGCTTTTTTCGCCTTGTAACCCATTTTATTGATAGCGTCAATTACATCCTGCTCACTCACTTTTTCAGGATCTACCGTCACTTCAGCTGTGCCATCAGCAAAACTGGCTTTGACTTCTATTACACCATCGATCTTATTGACTGCCATTTTTACATTGACTTCGCAGCCTGTGCATGTCATACCTTCCACGTCACAAGTAATAACTTTTGTCGAGATGTTATCAACCTTTGCAGTCAGCTCCAGTTCGGCGTTTTTACTCGAGCAGCCGAATACTGCTAACAATGGGAGCAATACAAATGCCAATATAAAATTCCGTTTCATGATTAAACTCTCCTTTTAGTTATTGTCTATTTTTTTTGGTTTTAGATTTTCATTTATAAAGGTAAATAGGGCAAAATGTATGGAAATGCGACGAGCATAATTGCCATGATCGCCACGATCCATAACATCAAGCGCTGGTTTCGTCGGCTCTGTGGTGTCTGGCAAACTTGCCCTGGCGCACATTCAACATCTCGTTGAGGTCGATAGGCGAAGAAAAATCCCACAGCTAAAAAAACCACTGTAATGCCGATGAAAAAAGGCCGGTAGGGTTCAAGGGCTATTGCAAACGCTACACCTCCGATTCCAAGAAAAGTAAGAACCAACGGCCCTATGCAACAAGCCGAAGCAAGAATCCCAGTAACAATAGTACCGCTATTAATCATTGAGTCTTTCATGATTCATGTCTCCTATTAATCATCAATTTCAAAAAGTTCTATCAACAAATCTTTAAATATACCTGACGTCATTTGATAATAAATAGTTGGTCCTTCCCGGCGCTGTTGAATAACTCCTCTATCGCGTAATTTACGGAGTTGATGAGATATTGCTGATACCCCCATTCCCATAATATCGGCCATGTCACAAACGCAAAGCTCGTCGCTTTGAATAAGAAGAAACAACATTTTTAATCTTGTTGCATTTCCAGCCATATCCAAAAGATCAGCAAGTTTATCCAGATCATCTTTCTGTAGCAATTG
Coding sequences within:
- a CDS encoding winged helix-turn-helix transcriptional regulator, which codes for MKELTTETCIRQQVDIEKLLSLRKQLLQKDDLDKLADLLDMAGNATRLKMLFLLIQSDELCVCDMADIMGMGVSAISHQLRKLRDRGVIQQRREGPTIYYQMTSGIFKDLLIELFEIDD
- a CDS encoding heavy-metal-associated domain-containing protein; translation: MKRNFILAFVLLPLLAVFGCSSKNAELELTAKVDNISTKVITCDVEGMTCTGCEVNVKMAVNKIDGVIEVKASFADGTAEVTVDPEKVSEQDVIDAINKMGYKAKKADSGG
- a CDS encoding transporter, whose protein sequence is MIEQCRKLLMSFVVLSLLLPLQKVFSQGPPIHTDTPIMLGLEGGGIRTFAKFVRKATLLQDGEEITDDMNRRITIRITPVAIPYNLFSDRFQLGVILPFMDISLKTRTQDVSSSGIGDVRFFAKYLVYQFDRKQETVRLASKVGVKLASGDEEKAPALGSGSTGYFFSSVLGWVKGRTGVYLEGIYNLNTSRDQVDFGNSFSYNLAFGYRLLPVVYEIYPSPQLNAYLEINGTTANKNKINDQSVDNSGGTTIFLSPGLQYVGGRRWLIEASFQYPIINEPNGIQLATDWSLSLGTRILLF
- a CDS encoding heavy-metal-associated domain-containing protein produces the protein MQNALKRLEGVQDVDVSLEDQNALIILKPGEILNPMILREAVEKANFSPRDIHIKATGEIVVIPVKDTAQVADLAFKMPDTGQIFLPVSPPPKKADKEKEQAEKIDLLPKLREAFKAGKKNFIISGRVKTNKENSLSLLVEEFEVTQKK